In one window of Arctopsyche grandis isolate Sample6627 chromosome 6, ASM5162203v2, whole genome shotgun sequence DNA:
- the LOC143912861 gene encoding uncharacterized protein LOC143912861 has product MFSKSLDTAVCCWLCVAGWLFFQVRVVKWWLVRSWMLTGLLLCVDACCCGSTGVVWVVPPFIWFLECLVEVVIDAYERNLLSSRRRIFWNAWWKWLYEHLVC; this is encoded by the exons atgttcagcaagtctctggatacggcagtgtgttgctggctc tgtgttgctggctggttgttcttccaagtccgcgtagtgaagtggtggctggtcaggagctggatgttgactggtctgctgctgtgtgtcgacgcttgctgctgtgggtcgactggggttgtttgggttgtacctccttttatatggtttctggaatgcttggtggaagtggttattgatgcgtacgaaaggaatttgctttcgtcgaggcgtcgaattttctggaatgcttggtggaagtggttgtacgagcatttagtttgttga
- the LOC143913302 gene encoding uncharacterized protein LOC143913302, with product MLRIPALRFALTQVKHLQPTCRLINARFSSKASTEETNDAPLSYLKSPAATYLARHSRTHGTDDMLWYQPFVVSFSVAAILIYFCILREESDIDEDLGRSLFDRLPGLEQKQLELVREFNLDRGLDVDKIEARLDELAQK from the exons ATGTTGCGAATTCCAGCATTGAGATTCGCTCTCACCCA AGTAAAACACCTCCAGCCGACATGTCGACTGATCAATGCGAGATTTTCTTCGAAAGCGTCGACCGAGGAAACTAACGATGCTCCTCTGAGTTACCTCAAGAGCCCGGCAGCAACTTACCTGGCTCGTCACAGCCGAACGCATGGAACTGACGACATGTTGTGGTACCAGCCATTTGTCGTGTCGTTCTCTGTCGCCGCCattctaatttatttttgtatattgcgCGAAGAGAGCGACATCGACGAAGACCTGGGTAGGTCTCTGTTCGATAGACTGCCTGGCCTTGAACAGAAACAGCTGGAGTTGGTGCGGGAATTCAATTTGGACAGGGGCTTGGACGTTGATAAGATCGAGGCCAGATTGGATGAACTCGCacaaaaatag
- the not gene encoding ubiquitin carboxyl-terminal hydrolase nonstop produces the protein MNDTGCLHLTNFKAAKGTEPYKIVHAFFVACTSYEARSYKATSCLCFTCSMPGPRLHSCLHCIFFGCYAGHIQEHSKSKKHFLYVDLSHGNIYCAQCQDYIYDRELTEIANLNRVKETKSLGMSAPYMPWLPNSQDATALRRLRKRRVVSPMTTIGLRGLQNLGSTCFMNCIVQALIHTPLLRDYFLGERHKCKVSTGGPGKCLVCEVSKLFQEFYSGSKTPLILHRLLHLIWTHARHLAGYEQQDAHEFFIATLDVLHRHCRNGMEETSQKKEGNARCDCIIDQIFTGGLQSDVVCQACSGVSTTIDPFWDISLDVAGPGSLQGCLERFTRAEHLGSGAKIKCSNCRAYQESTKQLSLETLPIVASFHLKRFEHSSQIDRKISTFISFPAELDMTPFMSSHKRQQNADTRSRHHNNNNAEASGTQSDEAIFADNRYSLFAVVNHLGSLDAGHYTAYVRQMQGCWFKCDDHMITRASLREVLDSEGYLLFYHKTVLEYDCDGI, from the exons ATGAACGATACCGGCTGTCTGCACTTGACCAACTTCAAGGCGGCCAAAGGCACCGAGCCCTACAAGATCGTACACGCCTTTTTCGTCGCCTGCACCTCTTACGAAGCTCGCAGCTACAAG GCTACATCATGCTTGTGCTTCACATGCAGTATGCCCGGTCCGAGACTACATTCCTGCCTGCATTGCATATTCTTCGGTTGCTATGCGGGCCACATACAAGAACATTCAAAGTCTAAAAAACATTTCCTGTACGTGGACTTGTCGCATGGAAACATATACTGCGCTCAATGCCAAGACTACATTTACGATAGAGAATTGACTGAAATTGCAAACCTTAATAGGGTAAAGGAAACTAA ATCTTTAGGAATGAGTGCTCCGTACATGCCGTGGCTGCCAAACTCACAAGACGCGACCGCTCTTAGACGCCTCCGGAAGCGCCGGGTAGTCAGTCCGATGACGACGATCGGTCTCAGGGGACTGCAAAACTTAGGATCGACCTGTTTCATGAATTGTATAGTCCAA GCCCTCATTCACACTCCACTGTTAAGAGACTACTTCCTCGGCGAGAGACACAAATGTAAAGTATCCACAGGTGGTCCTGGAAAATGTTTAGTTTGTGAAGTTTCCAAATTATTTCAA gAGTTTTACTCGGGTTCAAAGACGCCGTTGATTCTTCACCGCTTATTACATTTGATCTGGACACATGCACGTCATTTGGCGGGATACGAGCAACAAGACGCTCATGAATTCTTCATAGCGACCCTTGACGTTTTGCATCG ACATTGCCGGAATGGAATGGAGGAAACATCTCAGAAAAAGGAAGGCAACGCTCGTTGCGATTGCATCATCGATCAAATATTCACCGGAGGATTGCAGAGCGACGTGGTCTGTCAGGCGTGCAGTGGCGTCTCGACCACGATCGACCCCTTTTGGGACATATCCTTGGACGTGGCGGGTCCGGGATCCCTCCAGGGCTGCCTCGAGAGGTTCACCAGAGCGGAACACCTCGGCTCGGGCGCTAAGATCAAATGCTCCAACTGCAGGGCGTATCAGGAGTCGACGAAGCAGCTGTCGCTCGAGACGCTCCCCATCGTCGCCAGTTTTCACCTGAAGCGGTTCGAACACTCTAGTCAAATCGATAGGAAAATATCCACATTCATCTCATTCCCCGCCGAGCTCGATATGACGCCGTTCATGTCCAGCCACAAGAGACAGCAGAACGCCGACACGAGATCCAGACATCACAACAATAACAATGCGGAAGCTTCGGGCACGCAATCAGACGAAGCCATATTCGCCGACAACAGATATTCCCTGTTCGCCGTCGTGAACCATCTGGGCTCTCTGGACGCCGGACATTACACGGCCTACGTTAGGCAGATGCAGGGTTGTTGGTTCAAATGTGATGATCACATGATAACGCGCGCTTCTCTCCGAGAAGTATTAGATAGTGAAgg GTACCTTCTCTTCTATCACAAGACTGTGCTCGAGTATGACTGTGACGGAAtttag